One Equus caballus isolate H_3958 breed thoroughbred chromosome 8, TB-T2T, whole genome shotgun sequence genomic window, GAGGGGCGCGGGCGGCGCAACACGTGTCTAAAACGGGGTCGCCCATCCCTccgggaggaggagaggggcgcATTTCCAGGGGCTGCAGGCCCCTGGGGTTCCTGGCCTGGGGTCGGGCCGGGATTAACGCTGCTTCCCCCAACCCTGCAGCCGCACCGCCGCGCCCACTGCCCACCCGCCCGCGCACCCGCCGCCCTCGGCCGCTGCCACGGCCCCCGCGGCGTCGGGCCAGCCGGGTCTGATGGCGCAGATGGCGTCCACGGCCGCCGGAGTAGCAGTGGGCTCAGCTGTGGGACACGTCGTCGGCAGCGCCCTGACCGGAGCCTTCAGCGGGGGCAGCTCAGAGCCCGCCCAGCCTGCAGCTCAGCAGGTGGGCAACGGGCtcgggagaaactgaggcacgcgGCTCTCAAGGCCACATAGCAGAGAGCTGCTGGACTGTCCCGCGAGGAgtgtccaggcgtgtccggagcTGCCTCAGGCCCAGGACTTTGCCCAAAGAGATCCTCTTCTTCACGTTGCTGTGGGCCTCCTGTCACTCACAGGCAGGctcttc contains:
- the CHCHD10 gene encoding coiled-coil-helix-coiled-coil-helix domain-containing protein 10, mitochondrial, with protein sequence MPRGSRSAGARTASRTAAPTAHPPAHPPPSAAATAPAASGQPGLMAQMASTAAGVAVGSAVGHVVGSALTGAFSGGSSEPAQPAAQQAPARTAPQPLQMGPCAYEIRQFLDCSTTQSDLSLCEGFSEALKQCKYNHGLSSLP